A genome region from Carya illinoinensis cultivar Pawnee chromosome 2, C.illinoinensisPawnee_v1, whole genome shotgun sequence includes the following:
- the LOC122300370 gene encoding zinc finger CCHC domain-containing protein 10-like, which produces MSSKKEEKAQVAAERIKAATLSAAKGLSRAQAERAATAAARNVNAYGQKEEGPSRWQEKREAKRQMYLNSTEKAVRLGERKDLKASMSTVAGVASQCQKCFQSGHWTYECKNERVYISRPSRTQQLKNPKLRMKVSISYDLDNPDVKEEKAEKSSNKSKRKHRSYSDSSSGSEASVFETDSGASSVSGSDYSSDESSSSYSSSSDSEEERRQRRKKKKQKRGRRRRDSSSSESSDSDLVSESDSDDRSSHRKNRRHGRRR; this is translated from the coding sequence ATGTCTAGTAAGAAGGAAGAGAAAGCGCAGGTTGCAGCGGAAAGAATCAAGGCAGCAACCTTGAGTGCTGCCAAGGGTCTTAGCCGTGCTCAGGCTGAAAGGGCAGCGACAGCTGCAGCCCGAAATGTTAATGCATATGGGCAGAAGGAAGAAGGACCAAGCAGATGGCAGGAGAAAAGGGAAGCTAAGAGACAGATGTACCTGAATAGTACTGAGAAGGCTGTGAGATTGGGTGAAAGAAAGGATCTTAAGGCCTCTATGTCTACCGTTGCTGGTGTGGCTTCCCAATGCCAGAAGTGTTTCCAGAGTGGGCATTGGACATATGAATGCAAAAATGAACGAGTTTACATCTCGCGACCCTCTCGGACTCAGCAGCTCAAGAACCCCAAATTGAGGATGAAGGTTTCAATCTCTTATGATTTAGATAATCCAGATGTTAAGGAAGAGAAGGCTGAAAAGAGTTCAAATAAAAGCAAAAGGAAGCATCGATCATATTCTGATTCCAGTAGTGGTAGTGAGGCTTCAGTTTTCGAGACTGATAGTGGGGCTTCATCAGTTTCAGGATCGGATTATTCTTCAGATGAGAGTAGCTCTAGTTACAGTTCCTCATCTGATTCAGAAGAGGAGAGGAGGCAgcggaggaagaaaaagaagcagaAGAGGGGGAGGCGCAGGAGGGACAGCTCATCTTCCGAGTCTTCTGATTCAGACTTGGTTTCAGAGTCGGACTCTGATGATAGGAGCAGTCACAGGAAGAACAGGAGGCATGGTCGAAGGCGATAG